From the genome of Agrobacterium vitis, one region includes:
- a CDS encoding acyl-homoserine-lactone synthase, whose amino-acid sequence MRILTVSPDQYERNRSFLKQMHRLRATVFGVRLEWEVSITAGEERDQYDGYKPTYLLAITDSGLVAGCARLLPAAGPTMLEQTFPQLLETGSLVAHSGMVESSRFCVDTALVSRRDASQLNLATLTLFAGIIEWSMASGYSEIVTATDLRFERILKRAGWPMRRLGQPVAIGNTIAIAGSLRADRASFEHVCPPEYHSIPRIDAASIRSVA is encoded by the coding sequence ATGCGGATACTGACAGTCTCGCCGGACCAATACGAACGTAATCGAAGCTTCCTCAAACAAATGCACCGTCTTCGCGCGACAGTGTTCGGCGTCCGCCTGGAATGGGAGGTCTCCATAACAGCCGGGGAAGAGCGCGACCAGTACGATGGTTACAAGCCGACCTACCTTCTGGCGATTACCGATAGTGGACTTGTCGCAGGTTGCGCCCGTCTTCTTCCGGCTGCCGGCCCGACGATGCTGGAGCAGACTTTTCCCCAACTCCTCGAAACGGGATCACTCGTCGCGCATTCCGGGATGGTGGAGAGCTCGCGTTTCTGTGTCGATACCGCGCTTGTCTCGCGGAGGGATGCAAGCCAACTGAATCTCGCCACGCTCACCCTGTTCGCCGGCATCATCGAATGGTCGATGGCGAGCGGCTACAGCGAGATCGTCACGGCAACCGATCTTCGTTTCGAGCGCATCCTGAAGCGCGCCGGATGGCCGATGCGACGGCTCGGCCAACCGGTCGCAATCGGCAACACCATCGCCATCGCGGGAAGCCTGCGGGCCGATCGTGCCAGCTTCGAGCATGTTTGCCCACCGGAATATCATTCGATCCCGAGGATCGATGCAGCCTCGATCAGGAGCGTCGCGTGA
- the trbB gene encoding P-type conjugative transfer ATPase TrbB translates to MTQLRSHSRLVRKLQDALGDQLCVALDDATVVEIMLNPDGKLFIERLGHGVAPAGHLSPAAAEVIIGSVAHVLQSETDDEQPIISGELPIGGHRFEGLLPPIVSGPSFTIRRRASRLILLDDYVKRKIMTEAQASVLRSAIASRMNVVISGGTGSGKTTLANAVIAEIVANAPDDRIVILEDTAEIQCAAENAVALHTSDTIDMARLLKSTMRLRPDRIIVGEVRDGAALTLLKAWNTGHPGGVTTIHSNTAMSALRRLEQLTAEASQQPMQEVIGEAVDLIVSIERTGKGRRVRDVIHVEGFINSRYRTEHYAQIDEDSHVA, encoded by the coding sequence GTGACCCAGCTGCGCTCCCATTCGCGTCTCGTGCGCAAACTGCAGGACGCTCTCGGTGATCAGCTTTGTGTCGCGCTTGATGATGCGACAGTCGTCGAGATCATGCTCAACCCCGATGGCAAGCTCTTCATCGAGCGCCTGGGTCATGGGGTTGCCCCCGCAGGCCACCTCAGCCCCGCCGCGGCGGAAGTGATCATTGGCAGCGTCGCCCACGTACTGCAATCCGAAACCGACGACGAGCAACCGATCATCTCCGGCGAACTCCCGATCGGCGGCCACCGCTTCGAGGGCTTGCTGCCGCCGATCGTTTCCGGACCGAGCTTCACGATCCGACGTCGCGCGTCGCGCCTGATCCTGCTCGACGATTATGTGAAGCGCAAGATCATGACGGAGGCGCAGGCCTCGGTTCTGCGCAGTGCGATTGCGTCTCGCATGAACGTCGTGATTTCCGGTGGCACGGGCTCGGGAAAGACGACGCTCGCCAATGCAGTCATTGCCGAAATCGTTGCCAATGCGCCGGATGACAGGATCGTCATTCTCGAAGACACCGCCGAGATCCAGTGCGCGGCTGAGAACGCCGTCGCGCTCCACACAAGTGACACGATCGATATGGCCCGGCTTCTCAAGAGTACGATGCGGTTGCGGCCCGACCGCATCATCGTCGGCGAGGTCCGCGACGGGGCGGCGCTCACGCTGCTCAAGGCATGGAATACCGGGCACCCGGGCGGTGTCACCACCATTCATTCGAACACGGCAATGTCGGCTCTTCGACGACTCGAGCAGCTGACCGCGGAAGCGAGCCAGCAGCCAATGCAGGAAGTGATCGGCGAGGCAGTCGATCTGATTGTCTCCATAGAACGAACGGGAAAGGGAAGGCGAGTCCGCGACGTGATCCATGTCGAGGGCTTCATCAACTCGCGCTACCGGACCGAGCACTACGCCCAGATCGATGAGGACAGCCATGTCGCGTAA
- the trbC gene encoding conjugal transfer pilin TrbC, which yields MSRKTQITISLAALAAFFWISVSNPAFASSGGGGLPWESPLQQIQQSITGPVAGFIALAAVAIAGAMLIFGGELNDFARRLCYVALVGGVLLGATQIVALFGATGASIGEFEGRAGSWNVELSSELRTEGEGAHD from the coding sequence ATGTCGCGTAAGACCCAAATCACCATTTCGCTTGCAGCACTGGCCGCTTTCTTCTGGATCAGCGTTTCCAATCCGGCGTTCGCCTCTTCGGGCGGGGGTGGGTTGCCGTGGGAATCTCCGCTGCAACAAATCCAACAGTCGATCACGGGACCGGTGGCTGGATTCATCGCACTCGCGGCGGTGGCGATCGCTGGTGCCATGCTGATCTTCGGGGGCGAGTTGAATGATTTCGCAAGGAGGCTTTGCTACGTCGCCCTCGTGGGCGGCGTGCTTCTTGGCGCGACCCAGATCGTCGCTCTCTTCGGGGCAACCGGCGCTTCGATTGGCGAGTTTGAGGGGCGAGCCGGATCTTGGAATGTCGAACTGTCTTCGGAGCTTCGAACGGAAGGGGAGGGGGCTCATGACTGA
- a CDS encoding conjugal transfer protein TrbD: MTEPGSNLTRTRIHRALSRPNLLMGADRELVLLTGLAAVILIFVVLTWYAALFGLAIWLIAVAALRMMAKADPLMRRVYLRHVSYRSLYRPTSTPWRKF; this comes from the coding sequence ATGACTGAACCCGGCTCCAATCTTACCCGCACTCGAATACATCGGGCGCTATCACGCCCGAACCTGCTGATGGGCGCCGACCGCGAACTGGTGTTGCTCACCGGCCTTGCCGCCGTGATCCTGATCTTTGTGGTGCTGACCTGGTACGCCGCGCTGTTTGGCTTGGCCATCTGGCTGATCGCGGTCGCCGCCCTTCGTATGATGGCGAAGGCCGATCCGCTGATGCGCCGCGTATATCTGCGGCACGTGTCTTACCGATCGCTCTACCGGCCCACCTCGACACCGTGGCGCAAGTTCTGA
- a CDS encoding conjugal transfer protein TrbE has protein sequence MVALKLFRHSGPSFADLVPYAGLVGNGVILLKDGSLMAGWYFAGPDSESSTDSERNEVSRQINMIMSRLGSGWMVQVEALRVPTIDYPVGDTCHFPDPVTRAIDTERRSHFERESGHFESRHALILTWRPPEPRRSGLTRYVYSDTVSRSATYADTALDSFRTSIREFEQYLANVVSIRRMVTQETEERGGFRVARYDELFQFIRFCITGENHPVRLPDIPMYLDWLVTAELQHGLTPTVENRFLGVVAIDGLAAESWPGILNSLDLMPLTYRWSSRFVFLDEQEARQKLERTRKKWQQKVRPFFDQLFQTQSRSVDQDAMMMVAETEDAIAEASSQLVAYGYYTPVILLFDEQQERLQEKCEAIRRLIQAEGFGARIETLNATDAFLGSLPGVSYANIREPLVNTRNLADLIPLNSVWSGSPVAPCSFYPPGSPPLMQVASGSTPFRLNLHVDDVGHALVFGPTGSGKSTLLSLIAAQFRRYADAQIFAFDKGRSMLPLALAIGGDHYEIGGEAAEGGEGDSPRLAFCPLAELATDSDRAWAAEWIETLVALQGVTVTPDYRNAISRQLGLMAESRGRSLSDFVSGVQMREIKDALHHYTVDGPMGQLLDAEQDGLALGAFQCFEVEELMNMGERNLVPVLLYMFRRVEKRLTGAPSLIILDEAWLMLGHPTFRDKIREWLKVLRKANCAVVLATQSISDAERSGIIDVLKESCPTKICLPNGAAREPGTREFYERIGFNERQIEIVATALPKREYYVASPEGRRLFDMSLGPVALSFVGASGKEDLKRIRALHFQHGADWPKHWLQQRGIAHAETLFQAA, from the coding sequence ATGGTCGCACTAAAGCTCTTCCGACACTCCGGCCCGTCCTTTGCCGATCTGGTTCCTTATGCGGGCCTGGTCGGCAATGGCGTGATCCTGTTGAAGGATGGCTCACTGATGGCCGGCTGGTATTTTGCCGGCCCGGACAGCGAAAGCTCGACAGATTCAGAGCGCAACGAGGTGTCGCGGCAGATCAATATGATCATGTCGCGGCTGGGTTCGGGTTGGATGGTTCAGGTCGAGGCATTGCGGGTTCCGACGATCGATTATCCGGTCGGGGACACTTGCCATTTTCCTGATCCGGTCACGCGCGCGATCGATACGGAGCGCCGGTCTCATTTCGAGCGGGAGAGCGGGCATTTCGAGAGCCGGCACGCGTTGATCCTGACCTGGCGGCCGCCGGAGCCACGCCGATCGGGCCTCACGCGCTATGTCTATTCGGATACGGTCAGCCGTTCCGCCACCTATGCCGATACGGCGCTCGACTCCTTCCGGACCTCCATCCGCGAATTCGAACAGTATCTCGCCAATGTCGTCTCCATCCGCCGCATGGTGACGCAGGAAACGGAGGAGCGCGGCGGCTTTCGCGTTGCGCGCTACGACGAGCTGTTCCAATTCATCCGCTTCTGCATCACCGGCGAGAACCACCCTGTCCGCCTCCCCGATATCCCGATGTATCTCGACTGGCTTGTCACGGCCGAGCTGCAGCATGGTCTTACACCGACCGTCGAGAACCGCTTTCTTGGCGTCGTCGCCATTGACGGCTTAGCCGCGGAGAGCTGGCCGGGGATCCTGAACAGTCTCGACCTGATGCCGCTCACCTATAGGTGGTCATCGCGCTTCGTCTTTCTTGACGAACAGGAGGCACGGCAGAAGCTGGAGCGCACCCGCAAGAAATGGCAGCAGAAGGTCCGGCCGTTCTTCGATCAGCTTTTCCAAACCCAGAGCCGTTCGGTGGATCAGGACGCCATGATGATGGTGGCCGAGACGGAGGACGCAATCGCCGAGGCATCGTCGCAGCTCGTCGCTTATGGATATTACACGCCGGTCATCTTGTTGTTCGATGAACAGCAAGAACGGCTTCAGGAAAAGTGCGAGGCGATCCGCCGATTGATCCAGGCCGAAGGATTCGGCGCCCGGATCGAGACGCTGAACGCGACCGATGCCTTTCTCGGCAGTCTGCCGGGAGTTTCCTATGCCAATATCCGCGAGCCGCTCGTCAACACGCGCAATCTCGCGGACCTCATTCCGCTGAACTCGGTCTGGTCGGGAAGCCCCGTCGCGCCATGCTCATTCTACCCGCCGGGATCGCCGCCGCTCATGCAGGTCGCCAGCGGCTCGACGCCGTTCCGCCTGAACCTGCATGTCGATGATGTCGGGCATGCGCTGGTCTTCGGCCCGACCGGTTCGGGCAAATCGACTTTGCTGTCGCTGATCGCGGCGCAGTTCCGACGCTATGCGGATGCGCAGATCTTTGCGTTCGACAAGGGGCGGTCGATGTTGCCGCTAGCGCTCGCCATCGGCGGCGATCACTACGAGATCGGCGGGGAGGCGGCCGAAGGAGGGGAGGGGGACTCGCCGCGACTGGCCTTCTGCCCGCTCGCCGAACTCGCGACGGACAGCGACCGCGCCTGGGCGGCCGAGTGGATCGAGACGCTCGTTGCCCTGCAGGGCGTCACGGTCACGCCTGACTATCGCAACGCCATTTCCAGGCAGTTGGGCCTGATGGCGGAATCGCGCGGCCGCTCGCTTTCGGATTTCGTATCAGGCGTGCAGATGCGCGAGATCAAGGACGCGTTGCACCACTACACGGTCGACGGTCCAATGGGCCAGTTGCTTGATGCCGAACAGGACGGACTGGCGCTCGGCGCCTTCCAGTGCTTCGAGGTCGAGGAATTGATGAATATGGGCGAACGCAATCTCGTTCCGGTCCTGCTCTATATGTTCCGGCGGGTCGAGAAGCGGCTGACGGGCGCACCCAGCCTGATCATCCTCGACGAAGCCTGGCTGATGCTCGGCCATCCAACATTCCGCGACAAGATCAGGGAATGGCTGAAGGTCCTGCGCAAGGCTAACTGCGCCGTCGTGCTCGCCACACAATCGATATCCGACGCCGAGCGCTCGGGCATCATCGACGTGCTGAAGGAATCCTGCCCGACCAAGATATGTCTGCCCAACGGCGCGGCACGCGAGCCAGGGACGCGCGAGTTCTATGAGCGCATCGGTTTCAACGAACGGCAGATCGAGATCGTCGCCACCGCACTGCCAAAACGCGAATATTACGTCGCCTCGCCCGAGGGTCGCCGGCTGTTCGATATGTCGCTTGGTCCCGTAGCGCTTTCCTTCGTCGGTGCGTCCGGCAAGGAGGACCTCAAGCGCATCCGCGCCCTTCACTTCCAACACGGGGCGGATTGGCCCAAGCACTGGCTCCAGCAAAGGGGGATCGCCCATGCCGAAACACTTTTCCAGGCCGCTTGA
- the trbJ gene encoding P-type conjugative transfer protein TrbJ yields MPKHFSRPLEAARAAMITAIIVPVALPFTAYAGGVTGQATEWTQLANNAELISLVGKSAEQVNNQITQISQLAEQIQNQINIYKNLLQNTAQLPDHIWGQVENDLNKLQNIVAQGQGVAFSMGNIDDVVKQRFQSFADMKSNLPDGQSFSSTYQNWSDTNRDTIAGTLKAANLTAEQFSSEESTMSSLRSMSESADGQMKALQVGHQIATQQVAQMQKLRGLVSQQTTMMGTWFQSEQAQKDLAQARREKFFNAPTNDIRGGQTMEPRW; encoded by the coding sequence ATGCCGAAACACTTTTCCAGGCCGCTTGAAGCGGCGCGCGCCGCCATGATCACGGCCATCATCGTCCCGGTCGCTCTGCCGTTTACCGCATATGCCGGCGGCGTTACCGGACAGGCCACCGAATGGACCCAACTCGCCAACAATGCGGAGCTCATTAGTCTCGTCGGCAAGTCCGCCGAGCAGGTGAACAATCAGATTACCCAGATCAGCCAGCTTGCCGAGCAGATTCAGAACCAGATCAACATCTACAAGAATCTGCTGCAGAACACCGCGCAACTGCCGGACCATATCTGGGGCCAGGTCGAGAACGACCTCAACAAGCTCCAGAACATCGTCGCGCAGGGGCAGGGCGTCGCCTTTTCGATGGGCAACATCGACGACGTCGTGAAGCAGCGCTTCCAGAGTTTCGCCGACATGAAGAGCAACCTGCCGGACGGCCAGAGCTTTTCGTCGACCTATCAGAACTGGTCCGATACCAATCGCGACACCATCGCCGGCACGCTGAAGGCGGCTAACCTGACGGCCGAGCAGTTTTCAAGCGAGGAATCCACCATGTCCTCGCTGCGCTCGATGTCGGAGAGCGCCGACGGCCAGATGAAGGCCCTGCAGGTGGGGCACCAGATCGCCACCCAGCAGGTGGCGCAGATGCAGAAGCTGCGTGGGTTGGTGTCGCAGCAGACCACAATGATGGGAACATGGTTTCAGTCGGAACAGGCACAGAAGGACCTCGCCCAGGCCCGACGCGAAAAATTCTTCAACGCGCCGACCAATGACATTCGCGGCGGGCAGACGATGGAGCCGCGCTGGTGA
- the trbK gene encoding entry exclusion protein TrbK has protein sequence MSPRILIVLAVAGLVAFGAGMIVWVVVQPDAATETPAGTSGSGAAQREHRERFLGGDPDRDVRGGQEMKPRW, from the coding sequence GTGAGCCCGCGCATCCTCATCGTCCTCGCAGTCGCGGGTCTGGTCGCCTTCGGAGCCGGCATGATCGTCTGGGTGGTGGTCCAACCGGATGCTGCGACTGAAACACCGGCCGGGACGTCCGGTTCTGGCGCAGCGCAGCGCGAGCACCGGGAGCGCTTCCTCGGCGGCGACCCGGATCGCGACGTGCGCGGCGGGCAGGAAATGAAGCCGCGATGGTAG
- the trbL gene encoding P-type conjugative transfer protein TrbL, translated as MVVVRPSRKLETAFIVIAILALATAPALAQQGSVLTTLENQVVTAAKGWETTIMNAARSLFWILAGIEIGIAAVWLAINAASLDAWFAELVRRIMFIGLFAFILDRGPALAKAVVDSLFQIGAGGGSASPANIFDAGIRVASKMSEQAKFGLWEDNALAIAAVFAMIVVVVAFSLVAAIFVAVMVEMYVGLLAGMIMLGLGGSSYTKDFAVRYLVYAFSVGMKLMALVMIAKIGSDILIGLAEAPTATSDQFITTIGIAGISVVVFIIAMYVPPIIQGVVQGASVSGGMEAIRHGGQTAAFAAGGAFLGAGAAIKGAESASSARAGGSSMAGAALRGMASGIGNAGWAAGSAAREKAIASPGAYAGSLLGLANAKLDQTRQTGRPSTPPPPPPVNENKQG; from the coding sequence ATGGTAGTCGTCCGCCCGTCCCGCAAGCTCGAAACCGCTTTCATCGTCATCGCGATCCTGGCTCTTGCGACAGCGCCGGCGCTCGCCCAACAGGGTTCCGTGCTCACCACGTTGGAGAACCAGGTTGTTACCGCCGCCAAGGGCTGGGAGACGACGATCATGAACGCGGCGCGGTCGCTGTTCTGGATCCTTGCCGGGATCGAGATCGGTATCGCCGCCGTGTGGCTGGCTATCAATGCGGCAAGCCTCGACGCCTGGTTCGCCGAGCTCGTGCGTCGGATCATGTTTATCGGTCTCTTCGCCTTTATCCTCGACCGCGGCCCGGCGCTGGCCAAGGCGGTGGTTGACAGCCTGTTCCAGATCGGCGCGGGCGGGGGCTCGGCTTCGCCGGCCAACATCTTCGACGCGGGTATCCGCGTCGCCTCCAAAATGTCGGAACAGGCGAAGTTCGGCCTCTGGGAGGATAATGCGCTGGCGATCGCAGCGGTCTTCGCGATGATCGTGGTCGTCGTCGCCTTTTCGCTCGTCGCAGCGATCTTCGTCGCCGTCATGGTTGAGATGTATGTGGGCCTCCTCGCCGGCATGATCATGCTCGGTTTGGGCGGCAGCTCCTATACCAAGGATTTCGCGGTCCGGTATCTGGTCTACGCCTTCTCCGTCGGCATGAAGCTGATGGCGCTGGTGATGATCGCCAAGATCGGGTCCGACATTCTGATAGGGCTGGCCGAGGCGCCGACGGCGACCTCCGACCAGTTCATCACCACGATCGGCATCGCCGGTATCTCTGTCGTGGTCTTCATTATCGCCATGTATGTCCCGCCGATTATCCAGGGCGTCGTGCAGGGCGCATCGGTCTCAGGCGGCATGGAGGCGATCCGTCATGGTGGTCAGACGGCCGCCTTCGCCGCCGGTGGCGCCTTCCTTGGCGCGGGCGCCGCGATCAAGGGAGCAGAATCAGCGAGCTCGGCGAGGGCAGGGGGCTCGTCCATGGCCGGAGCTGCACTTCGCGGCATGGCGTCCGGCATCGGCAACGCCGGATGGGCGGCAGGCTCAGCGGCACGAGAAAAGGCGATCGCGTCGCCTGGCGCCTATGCCGGCTCTCTGCTCGGCCTCGCCAATGCCAAGCTTGATCAGACCCGGCAAACCGGCAGGCCTTCGACGCCTCCTCCGCCTCCACCCGTCAACGAAAACAAACAAGGCTGA
- a CDS encoding conjugal transfer protein TrbF — translation MAGRTPPDNPYIAARTEWNERYGSYVKAAAAWRLIGVTGMTMAVVGFSYALYQSTQVKLVPYIVEVDKLGTASSAGFPQQIEYADPRVVRATLGSFVSNFRSVSPDAVVQKQYIDRTYALLRTSDPATEKVNAWFRSSSPFEKAKNATVAVEVNNIVALSNQSYQIDWTEFERDRRGKETATRRFRGIATVTLAPPQDEGVIRLNPIGLYLRDLDWTAQL, via the coding sequence ATGGCCGGACGAACCCCGCCCGACAATCCCTATATCGCTGCGAGAACGGAATGGAACGAGCGCTACGGCTCCTATGTGAAGGCAGCCGCGGCCTGGCGCCTGATCGGGGTCACCGGGATGACCATGGCGGTCGTCGGCTTCAGCTACGCTCTTTACCAGAGCACGCAGGTCAAGCTGGTCCCGTATATCGTCGAGGTCGACAAGCTCGGCACGGCCTCAAGCGCCGGCTTTCCGCAGCAGATCGAATATGCCGACCCGCGCGTGGTGCGCGCCACGCTTGGAAGTTTCGTTTCGAACTTCCGGTCGGTGTCGCCGGATGCGGTCGTGCAGAAGCAATATATCGACCGCACCTATGCGCTGCTTCGGACCTCGGATCCGGCGACCGAGAAGGTCAACGCCTGGTTTCGCTCCTCCTCGCCCTTCGAGAAAGCGAAGAACGCAACGGTCGCCGTCGAGGTCAACAACATCGTCGCGCTGTCGAACCAGTCCTACCAGATCGATTGGACTGAATTCGAGCGCGATCGCCGCGGCAAAGAGACAGCCACACGCCGGTTCCGCGGGATCGCCACCGTGACGCTTGCACCGCCGCAGGACGAGGGCGTCATCCGGCTTAACCCGATCGGACTCTATCTCAGGGATCTCGACTGGACCGCGCAGCTTTGA
- the trbG gene encoding P-type conjugative transfer protein TrbG has product MNIRLRRFSATLTAATIVVALVPLSASLSSRALAADGVTANEAKGMGISTQWRGSRGLVTKGPDGKVIFLYGEVQPSVVCSPLQVCDIELQGGEVVRDVLVGDTVRWKVEPATSGAAGGQAIHLIVKPSEPNLVTSMVVTTSRRTYHIQLKSHQTQYMARVGFEYPEDVSNKLADINARMEASTIPGAGVPAEQLNFSYSVSGNAGWRPTRVYSDGEKTYIQFPRSISGQDAPVLFVVSGGQNRIVNYRMKGDMMVVDYHVDRAVLVSGVGWKQEKVTIKRGGR; this is encoded by the coding sequence ATGAACATTCGACTGAGACGTTTTTCGGCCACGCTGACTGCTGCCACGATCGTCGTTGCTCTCGTGCCGTTGTCGGCTTCTCTTTCCTCACGCGCGCTCGCAGCCGATGGCGTCACCGCCAATGAGGCGAAGGGGATGGGGATTTCCACTCAGTGGCGCGGCTCACGCGGACTTGTCACGAAAGGACCGGACGGGAAGGTGATCTTCCTTTACGGCGAGGTGCAGCCCTCCGTCGTCTGCTCGCCGCTGCAGGTGTGCGACATCGAGCTTCAGGGCGGCGAAGTGGTGCGCGACGTCCTCGTCGGCGACACCGTAAGGTGGAAGGTCGAGCCGGCGACGTCAGGTGCTGCGGGTGGGCAGGCGATCCACCTGATCGTCAAGCCATCAGAGCCGAACCTCGTCACCTCGATGGTGGTGACGACCTCGCGCCGCACCTATCACATCCAGCTCAAGTCGCATCAGACACAATACATGGCCCGCGTCGGATTCGAATATCCGGAAGACGTGTCCAACAAGCTCGCCGACATCAACGCACGGATGGAGGCGAGCACGATCCCCGGCGCCGGCGTACCGGCCGAGCAGTTGAATTTCTCCTATTCCGTCTCCGGCAATGCCGGCTGGCGGCCGACACGGGTCTATAGTGACGGGGAAAAGACCTATATCCAGTTCCCGCGCTCGATCTCCGGCCAGGACGCGCCGGTGCTGTTTGTCGTCTCCGGCGGTCAGAACCGCATCGTCAACTACCGGATGAAGGGCGATATGATGGTGGTCGACTATCACGTCGATCGCGCGGTTCTCGTTTCCGGCGTCGGCTGGAAACAGGAGAAGGTGACAATCAAAAGGGGAGGGCGGTGA
- the trbH gene encoding conjugal transfer protein TrbH has translation MPSLPSRTHPLRPLRSLAATCALALLLSGCQSAGTDGLSSSNAPAEISGPAASAIAGDMVSTLAEQIGPGTATVSLKQDGSPFGQALEASLKGWGYAVVTDQKTDGTTRTVPLAYVVIPFEGQVLARLSTNSVELGRAYTVTTMSAQPASALSVMQRG, from the coding sequence ATGCCAAGCCTGCCCTCCCGCACGCACCCCTTGCGCCCCCTCCGCAGCCTCGCTGCCACCTGCGCCCTCGCCCTCCTCCTTTCCGGATGCCAATCCGCCGGGACGGACGGGTTGAGCTCCAGCAATGCCCCTGCCGAAATCTCGGGGCCGGCGGCCAGCGCCATTGCCGGCGACATGGTGAGCACGCTCGCCGAGCAGATCGGCCCTGGTACCGCGACCGTCTCGCTGAAGCAGGACGGCTCGCCCTTCGGGCAAGCGTTGGAGGCGTCCCTCAAGGGATGGGGTTATGCGGTCGTGACCGACCAGAAGACGGATGGCACGACGCGCACCGTGCCGCTCGCCTATGTCGTCATTCCCTTCGAGGGGCAAGTGCTCGCCCGTCTGTCGACCAACAGCGTCGAACTCGGCCGCGCCTATACCGTCACAACGATGAGCGCGCAGCCGGCGAGCGCGCTCTCGGTCATGCAACGCGGTTAG
- the trbI gene encoding IncP-type conjugal transfer protein TrbI, which produces MVQSLKLGGSKNEEVGSGMRRINRMPIIVVIVLVVVFLAVIFYGLTSRGLYFRDTGPDTSSGNPASTFADQIKRGVSDGIIGEPQQVTTLQPTPVEREEEKRSVNPFTPQPGQREDARTEPQLESEQVWRARLQREQEEQYLRERQRQRMARLQANDAAYDSPIAIDRGKFDRQGANANDTAGTTNEVSTATAPGASDLYAADLRAGLAGQNVDPNGQKTKEDFFNADLKELGYLPNRVVPQQSLYELKRGSVVPATLITGINSDLPGRITAQVSQNVYDSATGHRLLIPQGTKLFGRYDSKVSFGQSRVLVVWTDIIFPNGSTLQIGGMSGTDAQGYSGFRDKVDRKWLQTFGSAVLIAVIGTGIDMAVPESSTLATQDTASDAARRNFAETFGRVADRTIQRNMDVQPTLEIRPGYKFNVLVDQDIVFPGAYR; this is translated from the coding sequence ATGGTTCAATCGCTCAAGCTCGGCGGCTCTAAAAACGAGGAGGTGGGCTCCGGCATGCGCCGGATCAACCGCATGCCGATCATCGTCGTGATCGTGCTTGTGGTCGTCTTTCTAGCCGTCATCTTCTACGGCCTGACCTCACGCGGACTGTATTTCCGCGACACCGGCCCGGACACAAGCTCCGGCAATCCGGCGTCAACCTTCGCCGATCAGATCAAGCGCGGCGTTTCCGACGGCATCATCGGCGAGCCGCAGCAGGTGACGACGCTGCAGCCGACGCCGGTCGAGAGGGAAGAGGAGAAGCGCTCCGTCAATCCATTCACACCTCAGCCCGGTCAAAGGGAAGATGCGCGGACGGAACCGCAACTGGAATCTGAACAGGTCTGGCGCGCCCGCTTGCAGCGCGAGCAGGAAGAGCAATATCTTCGTGAGCGGCAGCGCCAGAGAATGGCCCGGCTGCAGGCCAATGACGCCGCCTATGACTCACCGATCGCTATCGACCGCGGCAAGTTTGACAGGCAGGGAGCTAATGCAAACGACACGGCCGGGACGACGAACGAGGTTTCCACGGCAACGGCTCCCGGAGCATCCGACCTCTACGCCGCCGATCTTCGTGCGGGTCTCGCCGGGCAAAATGTTGATCCGAACGGCCAGAAGACGAAGGAGGATTTCTTCAATGCCGACCTCAAGGAGCTCGGTTATCTTCCGAACCGTGTCGTCCCCCAGCAGTCGCTTTACGAACTCAAACGTGGCTCGGTCGTTCCCGCGACATTGATCACCGGGATCAATTCCGACCTGCCCGGGCGTATCACTGCCCAGGTAAGCCAGAACGTCTATGACTCGGCGACAGGACACCGCCTCCTGATCCCGCAGGGAACGAAACTGTTCGGCCGCTATGACAGCAAGGTGTCGTTCGGCCAGAGCCGTGTGCTCGTCGTCTGGACGGACATCATCTTCCCGAATGGCTCGACGCTCCAGATCGGCGGCATGTCCGGGACGGACGCGCAGGGCTACAGCGGTTTCCGCGATAAGGTGGATCGGAAGTGGCTCCAGACGTTTGGTTCGGCCGTCCTTATTGCGGTGATCGGCACGGGGATCGACATGGCCGTGCCCGAGAGTTCGACACTGGCGACGCAGGATACGGCATCAGATGCGGCGCGAAGGAACTTCGCAGAGACTTTCGGGCGCGTCGCTGACCGGACCATCCAGAGAAACATGGACGTGCAGCCTACGCTCGAGATCCGGCCTGGTTACAAATTCAATGTGCTGGTCGATCAGGACATTGTTTTCCCAGGAGCATATCGATGA